Proteins encoded in a region of the Zea mays cultivar B73 chromosome 4, Zm-B73-REFERENCE-NAM-5.0, whole genome shotgun sequence genome:
- the LOC103653092 gene encoding wall-associated receptor kinase 1 yields MALSSSRAPLLPLLCLLLTVVAAAKHPKQEKPTPAALAPVVTLEGCPDKCGNVSIPYPFGTKDGCFRPGFFVVCNDTFDPPRPFINSSLALGTDDTRTQIVVEDLYYLTAEDGMPETTPTRSAWPIELAGVSLSDAKARLLGAFSYECRLNETHHSVRRQRINFGVYRSPFLLSDADNVLMGIGSNVVAEQTTGPLCQSYLNLISLSDGPVNGSCSGQGCCQANLPPVRSDSTVTIQKGTMYEDGGYGGGGGGRVDCSYAMIVEKAWYNFSSVDLDSDAFLRRNAAGVVPVVADFTIDGGGCPDAGEPTPKDFACISDNSKCVDRLVYDNSRGHYCSCSVGYQGNPYIHGGCQDIDECARPDLYPCHGKCKNTPGDYECSCPAGKRGNAKQAPCTDLFSLPAKISVGVVGGLFIAALLVFIILIRNEKRKMAEFFEKNGGPTLEKAKNIKIYKKEELKPILRRSNFIGRGAFGEVYKGDLDGQSVAVKKPVDDSDGVHNDQFANEVIIQSRVNHKNIVRLIGCCLEVDKPMLVYEFLSKGSLDDVLHGSRRDPLNLKCRLDIAAESAEGLAYLHSKTTNVILHGDVKPANILLDEDWTPKISDFGISRLIVKDKQHTDFVIGDRSYMDPVYLRDGLLTDRSDVYSFGVVILELISRKKATYSGNNSLVREFLDAHKGKMEATKLFDEEIAKPEVSDLLNSLYEIAVRCLNLDVDERPSMTEVAESILMLKRSWSNTLTKTSSAS; encoded by the exons ATGGCCTTATCCTCCTCGCGAGCGCCGCTGCTGCCATTGTTATGCTTGCTACTAACAGTTGTAGCTGCCGCCAAACACCCGAAGCAGGAGAAGCCTACTCCGGCGGCGTTGGCGCCCGTCGTCACACTTGAAGGCTGCCCCGACAAGTGCGGCAACGTCAGCATCCCCTACCCTTTCGGCACCAAGGACGGATGCTTCCGCCCAGGCTTCTTCGTCGTGTGCAACGACACCTTCGATCCCCCTCGCCCCTTCATCAACTCCAGCCTCgcgctcggcaccgacgacacgaGGACGCAGATCGTCGTCGAGGACCTGTACTACCTGACCGCCGAGGACGGCATGCCGGAGACGACACCGACAAGGTCCGCGTGGCCGATCGAGCTCGCCGGCGTGTCTCTCTCGGACGCGAAAGCGCGGCTGCTGGGCGCCTTCAGCTACGAGTGCAGGCTGAACGAGACGCACCACTCGGTGCGGCGGCAGAGGATCAACTTCGGCGTCTACCGCTCGCCCTTCCTCCTGTCGGACGCCGACAACGTGCTCATGGGAATCGGCAGCAACGTCGTCGCCGAGCAGACCACCGGTCCGCTGTGCCAGTCCTACCTCAACCTGATATCCTTGTCGGACGGCCCCGTCAACGGGTCGTGCTCTGGGCAGGGCTGCTGCCAAGCCAACCTACCCCCCGTCCGCTCTGACAGCACGGTGACCATCCAGAAGGGCACCATGTACGAGGACGGTGgctacggcggcggcggcggcggccgcgtcgactGCTCCTACGCCATGATCGTGGAGAAGGCGTGGTACAACTTCTCGTCGGTGGACCTCGACAGCGACGCGTTCCTGCGGAGGAACGCCGCCGGGGTCGTCCCCGTTGTCGCGGACTTCACCATAGACGGAGGTGGATGTCCCGACGCCGGCGAGCCGACGCCCAAGGACTTCGCCTGCATAAGCGACAACAGCAAGTGCGTGGACCGGCTGGTCTACGACAATTCCAGGGGGCACTACTGCAGTTGCTCCGTTGGGTACCAAGGGAATCCATACATCCATGGAGGATGCCAAG ACATTGATGAGTGCGCTCGGCCAGACCTGTATCCCTGCCACGGGAAATGCAAGAACACGCCAGGTGATTACGAATGTAGCTGTCCAGCCGGAAAGAGAGGAAATGCAAAACAAGCGCCGTGCACCGACTTGTTTTCTCTGCCTGCCAAGATTTCCGTAG GTGTGGTAGGTGGCCTTTTCATAGCAGCGCTACTGGTGTTCATCATCCTAATCCGCAACGAGAAGAGGAAGATGGCCGAATTTTTCGAGAAAAACGGAGGCCCTACATTAGAGAAGGCGAAGAACATAAAGATCTACAAGAAGGAGGAGCTGAAGCCAATCCTGAGGCGAAGCAATTTCATCGGAAGAGGTGCCTTCGGTGAAGTTTACAAGGGAGACCTCGACGGCCAATCAGTTGCAGTAAAGAAGCCAGTTGATGACAGTGACGGCGTGCACAATGACCAGTTCGCCAACGAAGTCATCATCCAGTCACGGGTGAACCACAAGAACATCGTGAGGCTGATAGGCTGTTGCCTAGAAGTCGACAAGCCAATGCTCGTGTATGAGTTCCTCTCCAAAGGCAGCCTCGACGATGTTCTTCATGGAAGCAGACGTGATCCACTGAACTTGAAATGCCGTCTGGACATTGCTGCAGAGTCCGCAGAAGGCCTAGCCTATCTGCATTCGAAAACAACAAACGTCATCTTACACGGCGATGTGAAACCAGCTAATATACTTTTGGATGAGGACTGGACACCGAAGATCTCTGACTTTGGTATATCGAGGCTGATTGTGAAAGATAAACAGCACACGGATTTTGTCATTGGCGACAGGAGTTACATGGATCCAGTGTATCTACGAGACGGGCTACTCACTGATAGAAGCGATGTCTATAGTTTCGGAGTTGTGATCTTGGAGCTCATAAGCAGGAAGAAGGCCACCTATTCTGGCAATAATAGTCTGGTAAGGGAATTTCTCGATGCTCACAAAGGTAAAATGGAAGCGACCAAGTTATTTGATGAGGAAATTGCCAAGCCAGAAGTTTCAGATCTTCTTAATAGTCTCTATGAGATTGCAGTGCGTTGTCTGAATCTTGATGTGGATGAAAGGCCAAGCATGACAGAAGTAGCAGAGAGTATTCTGATGCTGAAGAGATCCTGGAGCAATACATTGACAAAAACGTCGTCAGCCAGTTGA